A region from the Candidatus Electrothrix scaldis genome encodes:
- a CDS encoding radical SAM protein, with amino-acid sequence MQKTYNLEFTEQEIREAVAANQLLSMEIEFSRVCNFRCSYCYVEGQDTWKNELSRDEIKDVILQAKALGARKIIILGGEPSIYPHLPEMLHFLGQEGLEIEMFTNGSGITQELADVLAQEKVRVALKLNSQDEELQDTLAGKQGAYQSIQRALSCLRAAGYPGEELYLAMSTVICQQNIEELPAIWQWLREQDIEPLFEVLTPQANASENTWLGVSPEELQTLFTQLADLDRKKFGRDWEPQPPLVGNRCMRHQVSCLVTSNGAVMPCVGVTIPLGNIRNRSLAHILHNSEEIQNLKNFRETIKGACRTCEKAEECYGCRGAAYQLTGDYLASDPTCWRNAALTKC; translated from the coding sequence ATGCAAAAAACGTATAACCTTGAATTTACTGAGCAGGAAATTCGCGAGGCAGTTGCTGCCAACCAACTCCTCTCGATGGAAATTGAGTTCAGCCGGGTCTGCAATTTCCGCTGCTCCTACTGCTATGTTGAGGGGCAGGATACCTGGAAAAATGAACTTTCACGGGATGAGATTAAGGACGTTATTCTCCAGGCTAAGGCCTTAGGTGCCCGAAAAATTATTATCTTGGGAGGCGAACCCTCTATTTACCCCCACCTCCCGGAAATGCTCCATTTTCTTGGGCAGGAAGGTTTGGAAATAGAGATGTTCACCAACGGCTCGGGGATTACCCAGGAGCTTGCTGATGTTCTTGCCCAGGAAAAGGTTCGGGTTGCCCTAAAACTCAATTCCCAAGACGAGGAGTTGCAGGATACGCTTGCTGGGAAACAAGGTGCCTACCAGTCTATCCAACGAGCCTTGAGTTGCTTGCGTGCGGCTGGGTATCCAGGGGAGGAGCTCTACCTGGCCATGAGCACAGTCATTTGCCAACAGAATATTGAAGAACTCCCGGCAATCTGGCAATGGCTACGAGAGCAGGACATTGAGCCCCTCTTTGAAGTCCTCACTCCACAGGCCAATGCCTCAGAAAATACCTGGCTTGGGGTGAGTCCTGAAGAATTGCAAACTCTCTTTACCCAGCTCGCTGACCTTGATCGGAAAAAATTCGGGCGCGATTGGGAGCCTCAGCCCCCTCTGGTCGGTAACCGATGTATGCGGCATCAGGTTTCTTGCCTCGTGACCTCGAATGGAGCTGTTATGCCCTGTGTCGGGGTGACCATTCCTCTGGGGAATATTCGTAACAGGTCGCTTGCCCATATTCTCCATAATAGCGAAGAAATACAAAATCTAAAAAATTTTCGGGAGACCATAAAAGGGGCCTGCCGAACCTGCGAAAAAGCAGAAGAATGTTACGGCTGCCGGGGTGCGGCCTATCAACTCACCGGAGACTACCTTGCCTCCGACCCCACCTGCTGGCGTAACGCTGCATTGACAAAATGTTAA
- a CDS encoding beta-ketoacyl-[acyl-carrier-protein] synthase family protein: MKAPKNRRVFVVGYDAATALGNTFTATWQAAIEGQAGFRRVTRCETASRSNVVGEIPDWDPSQLPYVDRKEASLWNAAYVFLTMEVCRRALEHAGLEMNEETGPRTGCLIGSALNGTDAYRIATENYRVGGPFKVSPYLLPNVCANLPGGKAGMLTGFTGPIFSPQGACASGNHAIALGSRMIRDGDCDFMLAGGVETCLVPEIIQGFSNMLASIKVGEKDRAFKDPTQASRPFSRDRKGFVLAEGAAALVLAAEEAVQALGLHPKAEVLGIGWNSDAHHFTRPNATTIIRAIHDALDDAEISAEDIGSINAHGTSTPTGDATEVECLRTVFGQSLSGIPISANKSQVGHSLGASAAIEAALSIEAMNKGLVLPTVNHIPDPAFDDLDVVPNAVRNHSYEFVLSNSFGFGGTNCCLVLRGI; the protein is encoded by the coding sequence ATGAAAGCTCCAAAGAACAGACGTGTTTTTGTGGTCGGCTATGATGCGGCCACCGCCCTGGGCAATACCTTTACCGCAACCTGGCAGGCCGCTATCGAAGGCCAGGCAGGCTTCCGCAGGGTCACCCGCTGTGAAACCGCCAGCCGCAGTAATGTGGTGGGTGAAATCCCGGACTGGGACCCCAGCCAGCTCCCCTATGTGGACCGGAAAGAGGCCTCACTCTGGAATGCGGCCTATGTCTTCCTGACGATGGAGGTCTGTCGCCGGGCCCTGGAACATGCCGGGCTGGAAATGAATGAAGAAACCGGTCCACGGACAGGCTGCCTGATCGGCTCGGCCCTGAATGGAACTGATGCCTACCGAATTGCGACAGAGAACTACCGTGTCGGCGGCCCCTTTAAGGTCAGCCCCTATCTCCTGCCCAATGTCTGCGCCAACCTACCCGGCGGCAAGGCGGGCATGCTCACCGGCTTTACCGGACCGATCTTCTCCCCCCAAGGGGCCTGCGCCTCAGGCAATCATGCCATTGCCTTGGGATCCCGAATGATCCGGGATGGAGACTGCGATTTCATGCTGGCAGGCGGGGTGGAGACCTGCCTAGTCCCGGAAATTATCCAGGGCTTTTCCAATATGCTGGCCAGCATCAAGGTGGGGGAAAAGGATCGGGCCTTTAAGGATCCGACCCAGGCCTCTCGTCCCTTCAGCCGTGACCGCAAGGGCTTTGTCCTGGCCGAAGGCGCAGCAGCACTGGTGCTGGCCGCAGAAGAGGCAGTGCAGGCCCTGGGACTCCATCCAAAGGCAGAGGTCTTAGGGATAGGCTGGAACTCGGATGCCCACCACTTTACCCGGCCCAACGCAACTACCATCATTCGGGCCATCCATGATGCCCTGGATGATGCGGAGATCAGCGCCGAGGACATCGGCTCCATCAATGCCCACGGCACCTCTACCCCTACCGGTGATGCCACTGAGGTGGAATGCCTGCGCACGGTCTTTGGGCAATCCCTGTCCGGCATACCGATCTCGGCCAATAAATCCCAGGTTGGACACTCCCTGGGGGCCTCAGCGGCCATAGAAGCAGCCCTCTCTATCGAGGCCATGAATAAAGGTCTGGTTCTGCCCACGGTGAATCATATCCCTGACCCTGCCTTTGACGACCTGGATGTGGTGCCCAATGCGGTACGCAACCATAGCTATGAATTTGTCCTGTCCAACTCCTTCGGGTTCGGTGGAACCAACTGCTGCCTAGTCTTACGAGGTATCTGA
- a CDS encoding DUF559 domain-containing protein: protein MTDQGEVLIALLNNKSDFKIVRDRNWYRIPISSAHKWLKNRWPPQWIAFYQTKIFGPEAYSINYYTKVIQVRKVYRQQLFPSELPNRKSNQQYYQLILNPLQKLPKPILSQRRRRIIFIPTTWYKFIHAAEINDLYDDSPLEDSLWAELKRRKIPAERQEFVKVDNQNYALDFAVYCSKAKIDIETDGDSWHTNRTAKDNHRNNALEAAGWKVLRFTTQQVQEKMESYCIRNITETINNAGGVDEGKMVARKINPKANGAHQLSLFDCF from the coding sequence ATGACTGATCAAGGCGAAGTCTTAATTGCTCTTCTCAATAATAAAAGCGATTTCAAGATTGTGCGTGACCGAAACTGGTATCGGATCCCTATAAGCAGTGCGCATAAATGGTTGAAGAATCGTTGGCCACCGCAGTGGATAGCTTTCTATCAAACCAAAATATTCGGGCCGGAAGCCTACTCAATCAATTACTACACGAAAGTCATTCAAGTTCGCAAAGTCTATAGGCAACAACTCTTTCCCAGTGAGCTGCCTAACCGCAAAAGCAACCAGCAATATTATCAGCTCATCCTGAACCCGTTGCAGAAATTACCAAAACCAATACTCAGCCAGCGACGACGCAGAATAATTTTTATCCCGACAACATGGTATAAATTTATCCATGCGGCTGAAATTAATGATCTGTACGACGACAGCCCGTTGGAAGACAGTCTGTGGGCGGAATTAAAACGCCGCAAAATTCCTGCTGAACGACAGGAGTTTGTAAAGGTTGATAATCAGAACTATGCCTTAGATTTCGCTGTCTATTGCTCCAAAGCAAAAATTGATATCGAAACTGACGGTGACAGCTGGCACACAAACAGAACCGCTAAAGATAACCATAGGAACAATGCCCTGGAAGCGGCAGGTTGGAAAGTACTACGATTTACAACTCAGCAGGTTCAGGAAAAAATGGAGAGCTATTGTATCCGCAATATTACGGAAACCATCAATAATGCTGGGGGAGTGGATGAAGGCAAGATGGTTGCACGAAAAATCAACCCAAAAGCAAACGGTGCGCACCAGTTATCACTGTTCGACTGTTTTTAA
- a CDS encoding radical SAM protein: protein MAAQPEYKQEYKFSDIIADPAIKERWEKVRKYFFLRESTYDMTNRCNVRCEGCYYYNGEKQFAQEVRDEQAWLQLFEAEKERGITFVVLAGAEPSLVPELCAAAYKVIPHGAIASNGLKQLPKEIDYRIHISVWGNDQTSLAVRKAPDMLARQMENYADDPRAVFVYTFTSENIHDAREVTELLAKNKQQITFNMFSAPVGYNGPLRHSAASLEKTRKVMLDLLREYPETVLFSPYNIVAHTHEQGLHALFSCPYPRMNPSTDIGLGRSFRQYRTDLQWDRDAACCVPDTDCADCRHYAAGSAVVTARMYRHATDPSTFSAWLDYVDTYLSVWVRGYEKGANLCTSLSNPPSNTQ from the coding sequence ATGGCTGCCCAACCGGAGTATAAACAGGAGTATAAATTCTCTGATATCATAGCGGACCCGGCAATCAAAGAACGCTGGGAAAAGGTGCGCAAATATTTCTTTCTCCGCGAATCCACCTATGATATGACCAACCGCTGCAATGTGCGTTGCGAGGGCTGTTATTACTATAACGGCGAGAAACAGTTTGCCCAGGAAGTGCGGGATGAGCAGGCCTGGCTCCAGCTTTTTGAAGCAGAAAAAGAGCGGGGTATCACCTTTGTTGTCCTGGCCGGTGCTGAACCCTCTCTGGTGCCGGAACTCTGTGCTGCTGCCTACAAGGTGATTCCACACGGTGCCATTGCCAGCAACGGGCTCAAGCAGCTCCCCAAAGAAATTGACTACCGTATCCATATTTCTGTCTGGGGGAATGATCAGACCAGCCTAGCGGTACGGAAGGCCCCGGATATGCTGGCTCGCCAGATGGAAAACTATGCCGATGACCCCAGGGCGGTCTTTGTCTACACCTTTACCTCGGAAAACATTCACGATGCCCGGGAAGTGACCGAGTTGCTGGCAAAGAATAAGCAGCAGATCACCTTTAACATGTTTTCTGCTCCTGTGGGCTATAATGGCCCTCTTCGTCATAGCGCTGCAAGCCTGGAAAAGACCCGTAAGGTCATGCTGGACTTGCTGAGAGAATATCCCGAGACCGTCCTCTTTTCTCCCTATAATATCGTTGCCCATACCCATGAGCAGGGGCTCCATGCCCTGTTTTCCTGTCCCTATCCCCGAATGAACCCCTCCACCGATATCGGCCTGGGTCGCTCATTCCGACAATATAGGACAGATCTGCAATGGGACCGCGATGCGGCCTGCTGTGTCCCGGATACAGATTGCGCCGACTGCCGCCATTATGCAGCGGGTAGCGCTGTGGTCACGGCTAGGATGTATCGCCATGCCACCGATCCAAGCACCTTCTCAGCTTGGCTTGATTATGTGGACACCTATCTCAGCGTTTGGGTCAGGGGCTATGAGAAAGGAGCAAATCTCTGCACAAGCCTTAGCAATCCGCCTTCAAATACTCAGTAA
- a CDS encoding type II toxin-antitoxin system VapB family antitoxin: MATNLAIDDWLIEEAKALGKHRTKKGAVIEALQEYIQKRRQMKVMSIFNTIEYEQDYDYKKQRLEK; the protein is encoded by the coding sequence ATGGCTACGAATCTCGCTATAGACGATTGGCTTATTGAAGAAGCAAAGGCCCTTGGCAAGCACCGCACTAAAAAAGGGGCTGTAATAGAGGCGCTACAGGAATATATCCAGAAAAGACGGCAAATGAAAGTAATGAGTATTTTCAATACTATAGAGTACGAGCAAGACTATGACTACAAAAAACAAAGGCTCGAAAAATGA
- a CDS encoding lysophospholipid acyltransferase family protein, with product MLSRGIDFCITLLYWVWFIFGFLFIFSWRYVAALFSSDSERTFQGLNSRFFQILLSIIGRTAPGQKICIDNKVAAIRSSVIICNHLSYLDPLLLIALFPRHRTIVKPRFFLMPIFGQIIATSGYLPGDGGGRFSRLMIHQMDSMPKFLQAGGNLFVFPEGTRSRSGEIGTMQQGAIKIARLLGAPIYLLQLRNTEKLFPPGKFLFATRKKNRITLKVLQRLETDGASPPSATQLMRKIEKAYRSAEP from the coding sequence GTGTTGAGCCGAGGCATCGACTTCTGCATAACCCTTCTCTACTGGGTCTGGTTCATCTTCGGCTTTCTTTTTATCTTTTCCTGGCGATATGTTGCGGCCCTGTTCAGCTCCGACTCTGAACGCACTTTCCAGGGGCTGAACAGTCGTTTTTTCCAAATCCTCCTCAGTATCATTGGCCGAACCGCTCCAGGACAAAAAATATGCATAGATAACAAGGTCGCGGCGATTCGTTCCTCGGTGATTATCTGCAATCACCTTTCTTACCTGGACCCTCTCCTGCTCATCGCTCTTTTTCCTCGCCACCGGACCATTGTGAAGCCCCGTTTTTTCCTGATGCCGATCTTCGGTCAGATCATAGCCACGTCAGGCTATCTACCGGGCGACGGAGGAGGGCGTTTTTCCCGTCTCATGATTCACCAGATGGACAGCATGCCCAAATTTTTACAAGCTGGAGGTAACCTCTTTGTCTTTCCAGAGGGCACACGAAGTCGCAGTGGAGAAATTGGGACTATGCAGCAAGGGGCCATAAAAATCGCCAGGCTCCTTGGCGCGCCCATTTATCTTCTCCAATTGCGCAATACGGAGAAACTCTTTCCTCCGGGAAAATTTCTTTTTGCGACGAGAAAAAAAAACAGAATTACCCTCAAGGTATTGCAACGCTTAGAAACCGATGGTGCATCGCCTCCTTCCGCAACCCAGCTGATGCGAAAAATAGAGAAAGCGTATCGTAGCGCAGAGCCATGA
- a CDS encoding radical SAM protein: protein MKTVSSLLDDHWYERYKRISKLNFRSSIYDVTNRCNLRCKGCFFFSSGEHEAAAEENDIEKWHAFVEKEMERGVNLAILIGGEPTLCLDRIEAFYKRMPTFCATNGLIKVPRDRFPDMMVGLSLWGNPEDEATLRGKDTFKISSANYAGDPHTYYLYTITPKQLGKTEEIIRKIKDVGLKVHMQLLSNDEGVDGFSWKPEELIAIRDEMDAMLDAYRETVISCKYYHEIITTGQMLGRPFGWLECPSVTISKDNREPQPKRLINFIRWSSDLQTMHRCCTSETRDCSTCKDGAAHMSWVMVNKRAHMRSTKDFQNWIEVYEMFAKLYQFIPW from the coding sequence ATGAAAACTGTCAGTTCCCTGCTGGATGACCATTGGTACGAGCGCTATAAACGAATTTCCAAGCTGAATTTCCGCAGTTCCATTTACGATGTAACCAACCGTTGCAACCTGCGTTGCAAAGGTTGCTTTTTCTTTTCCTCTGGTGAGCATGAGGCGGCAGCTGAAGAAAATGACATCGAAAAGTGGCATGCCTTTGTGGAAAAGGAGATGGAGCGCGGGGTAAACCTGGCCATTCTCATCGGCGGTGAACCCACTCTCTGCCTGGATAGGATTGAGGCCTTTTATAAGCGCATGCCCACCTTTTGCGCCACTAATGGCCTGATCAAGGTGCCCAGGGATCGCTTCCCGGACATGATGGTCGGACTCTCCCTTTGGGGGAACCCCGAGGATGAGGCAACCCTGCGCGGTAAGGATACCTTTAAGATCTCCAGTGCTAACTACGCAGGTGACCCCCATACCTATTATCTCTATACCATCACCCCCAAGCAGTTGGGCAAGACCGAAGAGATCATCCGCAAAATCAAAGATGTTGGCCTGAAGGTCCATATGCAACTTCTCTCCAATGACGAGGGCGTTGATGGATTTTCCTGGAAGCCCGAGGAACTGATCGCGATCCGGGACGAGATGGATGCTATGCTGGATGCCTATCGGGAAACGGTGATTTCCTGCAAATACTACCATGAGATCATTACCACCGGCCAAATGCTGGGCCGTCCCTTTGGCTGGTTGGAATGCCCGTCCGTGACCATCTCCAAAGATAATCGCGAGCCCCAGCCCAAGCGTCTGATCAACTTCATCCGCTGGTCCTCAGACCTTCAGACCATGCACCGTTGCTGCACCTCAGAGACCAGAGATTGTTCCACCTGTAAGGACGGCGCGGCCCATATGAGTTGGGTCATGGTCAATAAGCGTGCCCACATGCGAAGTACCAAGGACTTCCAGAACTGGATCGAAGTCTACGAGATGTTCGCCAAACTCTACCAGTTCATCCCCTGGTAA
- a CDS encoding phosphopantetheine-binding protein, producing MSNDLNTTVLRVAEIIINELKLEDVTPETFDADLDLVDEVGIDSMDLATVALVLRDEYGIRIDEDDYPKLTTVRIIAQYIIDKLNSDE from the coding sequence ATGAGTAACGACCTTAATACAACCGTCCTTCGGGTTGCTGAAATCATTATTAACGAACTCAAGCTTGAGGACGTTACCCCTGAAACCTTTGACGCGGATCTGGATCTGGTGGATGAGGTGGGTATTGATTCTATGGATCTGGCCACTGTTGCCTTGGTGCTGCGGGATGAATACGGGATACGGATTGATGAAGACGATTATCCCAAACTGACCACTGTGCGCATCATTGCCCAATACATCATTGATAAGCTGAACAGCGACGAATAG
- a CDS encoding radical SAM protein, with amino-acid sequence MKVILISMPDVAPILIHEAAVHLPNHGIASVGGNIDAEHDVWLIDLVRKRRSIKKYLTKVIRKLQPDLVGLSAMAWQYDTCIRIARLLKSLQPEVKVVIGGYHATLMHEEIARSPEAQWLDFMIRGEGEEACRRLVNALAGQDDLSAIPSLSYKKDGHFVHNPRGDNLDLSTLKLPIRDKRRLTWGYHLVHSKIEVIETSRGCTRSCNFCSMKHMYGRSFRTFPIERVLRDIDDIYFQKKTRCIFITDDNIVLDQARLMELCEAIISRKYKGLKLFVQADCITIAKNEAMVARMATAGFASIFLGIENVSRKNLSTACKGDIITAAKKAVENCHKYGIMVIGGLIFGFPEDTEISIKKNYEFFKDLQCDAAYCQILTPYPKTGMREHLLEQGLISNPRDYKKYNGLWANVRTKYLDSSQLHYQFWYQRQVVLGWWNPSSQTGKQGQLWIFIWRFFFKPFLKLRYALQFEKDDWATRYQQEINRLNRMNRFADLKEFGE; translated from the coding sequence ATGAAAGTCATCCTGATATCCATGCCCGATGTTGCTCCCATTCTCATCCATGAGGCGGCTGTCCACCTACCCAATCATGGCATTGCCAGCGTGGGGGGAAATATTGACGCAGAGCATGATGTCTGGCTCATTGATCTGGTCCGTAAGCGTCGCTCAATCAAAAAATATCTGACCAAGGTTATCAGGAAACTACAACCGGACCTTGTCGGCCTATCGGCTATGGCCTGGCAGTATGACACCTGTATTCGCATTGCCCGGCTCCTCAAGAGCTTGCAGCCAGAGGTTAAGGTAGTTATCGGCGGCTACCACGCCACCCTCATGCATGAGGAAATCGCTCGCTCCCCAGAGGCACAGTGGCTTGATTTTATGATCCGGGGGGAAGGGGAGGAGGCATGCCGCCGTTTGGTCAATGCCTTAGCTGGTCAGGATGATCTGTCTGCAATCCCCTCGCTCTCCTATAAAAAAGACGGTCACTTTGTCCATAATCCCAGAGGAGATAACCTGGATTTGAGCACCTTGAAGCTGCCTATCCGGGATAAACGGCGTCTGACCTGGGGCTACCATCTGGTGCATTCCAAGATTGAGGTCATCGAGACCTCACGGGGCTGTACCCGTTCCTGCAATTTTTGCTCAATGAAACATATGTACGGGCGGAGCTTCAGGACCTTTCCTATTGAGCGTGTTTTGCGGGATATTGACGATATCTATTTTCAGAAAAAAACACGCTGCATCTTTATCACAGACGATAATATTGTCCTGGATCAGGCCCGGCTTATGGAGCTCTGCGAAGCGATCATCTCCAGGAAGTACAAGGGGTTGAAACTCTTTGTCCAGGCCGATTGTATCACCATCGCCAAGAACGAAGCAATGGTGGCCAGGATGGCAACAGCAGGCTTTGCTTCAATCTTTCTCGGCATTGAAAATGTCTCCCGAAAAAACTTGAGTACAGCCTGTAAGGGGGATATTATCACTGCGGCAAAAAAGGCAGTTGAAAACTGTCATAAATATGGAATAATGGTCATTGGTGGCCTGATTTTCGGATTTCCTGAAGACACAGAGATATCTATTAAGAAAAATTACGAATTTTTCAAGGATCTTCAGTGCGATGCCGCCTATTGTCAAATTCTGACCCCATATCCAAAAACAGGGATGCGCGAACACCTTCTTGAGCAAGGTTTAATCAGCAACCCAAGGGATTACAAAAAATACAATGGTTTATGGGCGAATGTACGGACAAAGTACTTAGATTCCTCCCAGCTCCATTACCAATTTTGGTATCAGCGTCAAGTTGTGTTGGGGTGGTGGAATCCCTCATCGCAAACAGGGAAACAGGGGCAGCTCTGGATATTTATCTGGCGCTTCTTTTTTAAACCCTTTTTGAAGCTCCGCTATGCCTTGCAGTTTGAAAAAGACGACTGGGCAACCCGTTATCAACAGGAGATCAACCGCCTGAACAGAATGAACAGGTTTGCTGATCTTAAAGAGTTCGGAGAATAA
- a CDS encoding polyketide synthase dehydratase domain-containing protein, with product MSNERLSVTLSVQPWFQDHSFAGKIVLPAVESLLLLAAQVAKAFPGADISVMEDMRFAKFLEIPPEATELNVLVEFSPDGDRVGAQLLTRKACGKMSRIKEHSQVFFPLTKSEEHPPSRIDPTQPANPLQKIPVDQLYRELVPFGPQYQTLQNTLFLHEDSAWGVVKAPALPFIYAVQDQLGSPFSLDGAMHAASVLGQQKVDFTPLPVGIDQRVILCPTQPGEEYLTKVSAVALLEKELVFDLLIFDGEGLVYEVVKGLRMRDTVISSKSKGRF from the coding sequence ATGAGTAACGAGCGCCTCTCTGTCACCCTCTCTGTTCAACCCTGGTTCCAGGACCATTCCTTTGCCGGTAAAATAGTTCTCCCTGCGGTAGAGAGCCTCCTGCTGCTCGCAGCGCAGGTTGCCAAAGCCTTTCCTGGCGCAGATATCTCTGTTATGGAGGACATGCGTTTTGCCAAGTTTCTTGAAATCCCGCCTGAGGCTACGGAGCTGAATGTTCTGGTTGAGTTTTCGCCTGATGGGGATAGGGTAGGGGCACAGTTGCTCACCCGGAAGGCATGCGGGAAGATGAGCAGGATTAAGGAGCATAGTCAGGTCTTTTTTCCCCTGACGAAGTCAGAAGAGCACCCGCCTTCCCGGATTGATCCGACCCAACCAGCAAACCCGCTACAAAAAATTCCTGTTGATCAGCTTTATCGTGAACTGGTGCCCTTTGGCCCGCAGTATCAGACCCTTCAGAATACCCTATTTTTGCATGAGGACAGTGCTTGGGGCGTGGTGAAAGCTCCTGCGTTGCCCTTTATTTACGCGGTTCAGGATCAGCTCGGCTCTCCATTTTCTTTGGATGGTGCCATGCATGCGGCCAGTGTTTTGGGGCAGCAGAAGGTAGACTTTACACCATTACCGGTTGGTATTGATCAGCGGGTTATTCTGTGCCCGACGCAACCCGGTGAGGAATACCTGACCAAGGTGTCTGCTGTTGCGCTGTTAGAGAAGGAGCTCGTCTTTGATTTGCTGATTTTTGATGGGGAAGGGCTGGTTTATGAGGTGGTGAAGGGGTTGAGGATGCGGGATACTGTTATCTCAAGCAAGAGCAAAGGAAGATTTTAG
- a CDS encoding thioesterase family protein codes for MRPKPFRPQPLENSSFVRDATNGLVWFRCEMRTLYIDTDRSQVVYHSNYLKYFEFSRASLMRETKYPYRQIEEDGFVYPIIKTELNYYSPLYYDDLMYIHIRPGKLERVRLQFEYLITKAEGGEISCTGFTRHCAINEKGIPVEIDPQTLRLWQEFPDS; via the coding sequence ATGCGACCTAAACCCTTTCGTCCTCAGCCCTTAGAAAATTCCTCCTTTGTCCGGGATGCCACCAATGGCCTGGTCTGGTTTCGCTGCGAAATGCGGACCCTGTACATTGATACTGATCGCTCCCAGGTGGTCTATCATTCCAACTATCTCAAGTATTTCGAATTTTCCAGGGCCTCCCTGATGCGGGAGACCAAGTATCCGTATAGGCAGATAGAGGAGGACGGCTTTGTCTATCCTATCATCAAGACCGAGCTGAACTATTACTCGCCGCTCTATTATGATGATCTGATGTACATCCACATCCGGCCCGGAAAACTCGAACGCGTCAGGCTCCAGTTTGAGTACCTGATCACCAAGGCGGAGGGAGGCGAAATCTCCTGCACCGGCTTTACCCGCCATTGCGCGATCAATGAGAAGGGGATTCCGGTGGAGATTGATCCACAGACCCTGCGCCTCTGGCAGGAATTTCCTGATTCATGA
- a CDS encoding beta-ketoacyl-[acyl-carrier-protein] synthase family protein: MGAKDAVIIGCDAVSPLGIELDEQWQRALAGESGVGPLTRFSLPEDFPVRIAGQVPDIDHLDYPFLTARHQAAWSSPVFKYSLLTVIRALKRSGIELTPELAPRTAVTYSSAIGGLDAVLRSDRRLLAENKLPHPYANPNSCINMIGGKIAIATGAQGPITSTITACATGLTSMLIAALLMAQGRADLAICGAVDFALVEPIVAGFHTMNGAYNPKEGRENDPPESASRPFSTDRRGFVISEGAGAVILATREFADAHGLPYAVRLAGWGMTSDAHHFVAPHLATVKQCMEDALADARVSPQDIAVVNAHAASTKVGDKVEYEALHAVFGDQMPPITANKSLIGHAMGASSVIETIFALQGMQDSLLPPTINYTPDPELELDCVSEGSRSLEQEYILKNSFGFGGCNACAVLQKVA, encoded by the coding sequence ATGGGGGCGAAAGATGCCGTCATTATAGGCTGTGATGCCGTCTCTCCCTTGGGGATTGAGCTGGATGAGCAATGGCAGCGTGCTTTGGCAGGGGAAAGCGGCGTTGGCCCGCTCACCCGCTTTTCCCTGCCAGAGGACTTCCCGGTCCGCATTGCTGGTCAGGTCCCGGATATTGACCATCTGGACTATCCCTTTCTCACTGCCCGCCATCAGGCAGCCTGGAGTTCACCAGTCTTTAAATATTCCCTGCTCACCGTAATTCGCGCCTTGAAGCGCAGCGGTATTGAACTGACCCCAGAGTTGGCGCCGCGCACAGCTGTGACCTATAGCTCAGCCATTGGTGGCTTGGATGCCGTCCTCAGGTCAGACAGACGCCTGCTGGCCGAGAACAAGCTTCCCCATCCCTATGCCAATCCCAATTCTTGTATCAATATGATCGGCGGCAAGATCGCCATTGCCACTGGTGCCCAGGGACCGATTACCTCCACTATTACCGCCTGTGCCACTGGCCTGACCTCTATGCTCATTGCAGCCCTGCTCATGGCCCAAGGACGGGCAGATCTCGCCATCTGTGGAGCAGTGGATTTTGCCCTGGTTGAGCCCATTGTAGCAGGTTTTCATACCATGAATGGGGCCTATAATCCGAAAGAGGGGAGGGAAAATGATCCCCCAGAAAGCGCCAGCAGGCCCTTTTCCACTGATCGGCGGGGCTTTGTTATCTCCGAAGGGGCCGGGGCCGTAATCCTTGCAACCAGGGAATTTGCCGATGCCCACGGCTTACCTTACGCTGTCCGCCTAGCTGGCTGGGGAATGACCTCGGATGCCCATCATTTTGTGGCTCCACATTTGGCTACGGTCAAACAATGTATGGAGGATGCCTTGGCTGATGCTAGGGTTTCCCCCCAGGATATTGCTGTGGTTAATGCCCATGCCGCCTCCACCAAGGTGGGTGATAAGGTGGAATACGAGGCCCTACACGCCGTCTTTGGCGATCAGATGCCACCGATCACAGCCAATAAATCCCTGATCGGACACGCAATGGGGGCCTCCAGCGTCATTGAAACCATCTTTGCCCTCCAGGGCATGCAGGACAGCCTGCTGCCACCCACCATCAACTATACTCCTGATCCTGAACTGGAACTGGACTGCGTGTCTGAAGGCAGCCGCTCGCTTGAGCAGGAGTATATCCTGAAAAACTCCTTCGGCTTTGGCGGCTGTAATGCCTGCGCCGTCCTGCAAAAGGTCGCCTGA